In the genome of [Mycoplasma] phocae, one region contains:
- the mnmA gene encoding tRNA 2-thiouridine(34) synthase MnmA, with translation MKKRVVLGMSGGVDSSVCAYLLKKQGYEVVGLFMRNWDSFLNNDFKGNDDLDQEICPQEKDYQDAQEVANALGIELHRVDFVKEYWDHVFNYLIEEYKIGRTPNPDIFCNKYIKFKSFANYAFNNLNADFIAMGHYADAIDGELYKAKDLNKDQSYFLAQLNNEQLKRVIFPLAKLTKPEVREIAKELKLATANKKDSTGICFIGERKFAKFLENYIPAKPGKIYDIATNQVVGNHLGAMYYTIGQRKGLNLGGFSKPYFVVGHNIEKSIIYVANDDHKEYLLSDMLIAINFNRIAYKFNINNLTAKFRYRQNDIPIQLSILENSQIKVTYPMTEAVTPGQEIVVYDGDKVVGGAIIDKVYYQGKEKTYL, from the coding sequence ATGAAGAAGAGAGTAGTTTTGGGAATGAGCGGTGGTGTTGATTCATCAGTTTGCGCTTATTTGCTAAAAAAACAAGGATATGAAGTTGTTGGTTTATTTATGAGAAACTGAGATTCATTTTTGAATAATGATTTTAAAGGAAATGATGATCTTGACCAAGAAATATGTCCACAAGAAAAAGATTATCAAGATGCCCAAGAAGTTGCAAATGCGCTAGGAATTGAACTTCATCGCGTTGATTTTGTTAAAGAATATTGAGATCATGTTTTTAACTATTTAATTGAAGAGTATAAAATTGGTAGAACCCCTAATCCTGATATTTTTTGTAACAAATATATTAAATTTAAATCATTTGCTAATTATGCTTTTAATAATTTGAATGCTGATTTTATTGCCATGGGTCATTATGCAGATGCAATTGATGGTGAACTTTATAAAGCTAAGGATTTAAATAAAGATCAATCATATTTTTTAGCTCAATTGAATAATGAACAATTAAAAAGGGTAATTTTTCCTTTAGCAAAATTAACAAAACCTGAAGTAAGAGAAATTGCAAAGGAACTTAAATTGGCAACCGCTAATAAAAAAGATTCGACAGGAATTTGTTTTATTGGTGAGAGAAAATTTGCTAAATTCTTAGAAAATTATATTCCGGCTAAACCTGGAAAAATTTACGATATCGCCACAAATCAAGTCGTAGGTAATCACCTAGGGGCAATGTATTATACAATTGGGCAAAGAAAAGGATTGAATTTAGGGGGTTTTAGTAAGCCATATTTTGTAGTTGGACATAATATTGAAAAATCAATTATTTATGTGGCAAATGATGACCATAAAGAATATTTACTTTCAGATATGCTTATTGCCATAAATTTCAATCGAATTGCTTATAAATTCAATATCAATAATTTAACCGCTAAATTTAGATATCGTCAAAATGACATCCCGATTCAATTATCAATACTTGAAAATTCGCAAATTAAAGTAACCTATCCCATGACTGAAGCAGTTACTCCCGGACAAGAAATTGTTGTCTATGATGGAGATAAGGTGGTTGGCGGTGCTATAATTGATAAAGTATATTATCAAGGTAAAGAAAAAACTTATTTATAA
- a CDS encoding DNA methyltransferase: protein MNDYKILIFDKNPISNQESYKTLNINWGRTKNKNFSPIHSISSYLAMFAPSLPDYFIKLYTNENATVMDNFSGRGTTALVARECNRKFIGSDLNPYAYVLTNFKISKLNKQDILNLLDKMNNQFLNSNYMNFAIPDKYEELKYFYSDDTLRQLIFLREEYGKKWYELGKNENAIIAFALGLMHGKSKKDGSSIYFSIDMPNVISMAPNYVKNYVANHNLIKPKINIFENIKSRIENKFDDLLSKEYCGKCFLFDSTKTNDAIMDSSVDLVITSPPYLNIVDYKNSNWIKLWLLGYDRKSTLKDIKLSDKLKYDEYVIFIKNYLNAIYPKLKKNAKVCLVVGDIKGEKLIENVWEKLKNEIKYTFVNIYYDKNYKQNNKTTNMLNSKAGKATKIEKVLIIEKI from the coding sequence ATGAACGATTATAAAATATTGATTTTTGATAAAAATCCTATTAGTAATCAAGAGAGTTATAAAACATTAAATATTAATTGGGGTCGAACAAAGAATAAAAATTTTTCACCAATACATAGTATTTCTTCGTATTTGGCGATGTTCGCCCCCTCTCTTCCTGATTATTTTATAAAATTATATACTAATGAAAATGCCACTGTTATGGATAATTTTTCTGGTCGAGGTACTACAGCACTCGTAGCAAGAGAATGTAATAGGAAATTCATTGGTTCAGATTTAAACCCATATGCCTATGTTTTAACTAACTTTAAAATTTCAAAATTAAATAAGCAAGATATTTTAAATTTATTAGATAAAATGAATAACCAATTTTTAAATTCAAATTATATGAATTTTGCCATTCCGGACAAATATGAAGAATTAAAATACTTTTATTCTGATGACACATTAAGGCAATTAATTTTTTTAAGAGAAGAATATGGAAAAAAATGATACGAATTAGGAAAAAATGAAAATGCCATAATTGCCTTTGCTTTAGGGTTGATGCATGGAAAATCTAAAAAAGATGGCTCATCAATTTATTTTTCAATAGATATGCCAAATGTTATATCAATGGCTCCTAATTATGTTAAAAATTATGTGGCTAATCACAATTTAATAAAACCAAAAATAAACATTTTTGAAAATATTAAATCTAGAATTGAAAATAAATTTGATGATTTATTATCTAAAGAATATTGCGGGAAATGTTTTCTTTTTGATTCAACAAAAACAAATGATGCAATTATGGATAGTTCGGTAGATTTGGTAATCACATCGCCACCTTATTTGAACATTGTAGATTATAAAAATAGTAATTGAATCAAACTATGACTTTTAGGATATGATCGCAAAAGTACTTTAAAGGATATAAAATTATCAGATAAGCTAAAATACGATGAATATGTTATTTTTATTAAAAACTATTTAAATGCCATTTATCCTAAACTTAAAAAAAATGCCAAAGTATGTTTGGTTGTTGGTGATATAAAAGGCGAAAAACTAATAGAAAATGTTTGAGAAAAATTAAAAAACGAAATTAAATATACTTTCGTTAATATCTACTATGATAAAAATTATAAACAAAACAATAAAACAACTAATATGCTAAATTCGAAAGCGGGAAAAGCTACAAAAATTGAAAAAGTATTAATTATTGAAAAAATTTAA
- a CDS encoding site-specific integrase, whose amino-acid sequence MKNKENENLIFHQYFKNWISIYKEGGVRKVTYQKYLNTYKWLLKIVPNLYVHEIDRVTYQMILNRYSKEHEKQTTMDFHHHLKAVILDALDDGLIKKDPTRKAIIKGKNPGNKKIKFLNQFQLKTLLNNLKLEGQINWDYLIWLVAKTGLRFSEALALTAEDFDFRNQILRINKTWNYKEHSGFAETKNLSSNRKIRIDWQIVVKFSELLKEFPKNKPIFVNQKIYNSTINKRLERLCVKNNIPIISIHGLRHTHASLLLFAGVSTATVAQRLGHSGIHTTQKTYLHIIQEMENKDIDLIMRTLAIL is encoded by the coding sequence ATGAAAAATAAAGAAAATGAAAATTTAATTTTTCATCAATATTTTAAAAATTGAATATCAATTTATAAAGAGGGTGGAGTACGAAAAGTTACTTATCAAAAATATTTAAATACTTATAAATGACTATTAAAAATAGTACCAAATTTGTATGTTCATGAAATTGACCGAGTAACATATCAAATGATTTTAAATCGCTATTCAAAAGAACATGAAAAACAAACCACCATGGATTTTCATCATCATCTAAAAGCAGTTATTTTAGATGCTTTAGATGACGGATTAATAAAAAAGGACCCTACAAGAAAAGCAATTATAAAAGGAAAAAATCCCGGAAATAAAAAAATAAAATTTTTAAATCAATTTCAACTCAAAACACTATTAAATAATCTTAAATTAGAAGGTCAAATTAATTGAGATTATTTAATTTGATTAGTTGCAAAAACTGGGCTTCGTTTTTCAGAAGCGCTTGCGTTAACAGCGGAAGATTTTGATTTTAGAAATCAAATTCTTAGAATTAATAAAACTTGAAATTATAAAGAACATTCTGGTTTTGCTGAAACGAAAAATTTATCGTCAAATCGTAAAATAAGAATTGATTGGCAAATTGTTGTTAAATTTTCAGAATTATTAAAAGAATTTCCAAAAAATAAACCAATTTTTGTTAATCAAAAAATTTACAATTCAACAATAAATAAACGTCTTGAAAGATTATGTGTTAAAAATAATATTCCTATAATCTCAATTCATGGATTAAGACACACTCACGCTTCATTACTTTTATTTGCTGGTGTTTCAACAGCAACTGTGGCCCAAAGACTTGGACATTCCGGAATTCATACCACTCAAAAAACTTATTTACACATTATTCAAGAAATGGAAAATAAAGATATTGATTTAATTATGAGAACCTTAGCAATTTTATAA